The segment AGGATTAGCTTCTACAACGCGACTGCAAAAGAGAAGAAGTGTGGTTCctcaattaaatcttaaaacaaGCATCAACATCCATATTAGAGCATTAATGATAAGTTTCTTTCTCCAAACTTTCCTTTGGATTCAAAACGATAACATGTGAGCAAACCCACTTCCTGCTGATGTCTCAAGGTAACTGGCCGTTGAGTTTCCATGACAGTGGCAAGCCACCTTATGAATCCTGGCATCGACAGAAGGCATTCCATTCCCAGAAGGCTTTTAGCCATCTGTTTCAAGAATGGCGCCAACATGAAGAGACTGTCTCTCTAAAACTTGTAACAGGATGAAGGTCTGAATAATCCCATTGTGCAAAAAAATGAAGGTCTAGTTGCTTGAATGTTGCACATTCTACAGAACCCTAAGCACATGCAGCAGCATAAAGGGCAGAGGTGAGGGGGGAGGGAAGGGAGGGGAAGCTGGGGAAggaaactagaaaacaaaaaagatgacTTGAACTGAAACAAAATTAATGGAACCAAATGATTTAACACATGAACATTCCTATATATTCTTTAATCGGTGTACATCACGCATCTTAATCATTTTCAATGAGGAAATCATCTTCAGCACTAGTCAAATCACCTAACAAGATGCAAAACTGAATGGACCTCTAGGGGTCAAAGCAAGACTAGAGCTAGAAACATTGATGATATTCCAAATTGAATTCTCAAAACTTGCAGGTTCGTAGTCCCGCTCCCTCCTTGAGGAGACACAGGTCCAGGTGCCACAGATGGTGTGAATCCTCCAGTTGAGTTCGGAGTGGTACTTGAACTGTTTCAAGATATTCACAACTTTAGAACACGCCAAAATCAAGTGAATTGCTGAAAGAGATTTTAGAGCAGAATGGATCAACTACAAGCAGATTCAGATTCTTACCTCCCAGTAAATTTACAGGATCCATAACCTGCAAGAACAAACCATATAAGAATAAATGATTAAGGaacaaaagcaataaaaattcTCGATCTACAATAGCAATGTCTTTCATCACTTTACTCCCTTCTTGATAGGAAAATCAGACAAAGGACAAGGTGCAAAGTGAAAGCAATGTGAAAAGCCTATTTGGCGGGACCAAAGTCTGGTTTTATCAGGAACAGAGCTCACCACTAATTATTGGCATTTTCAGAGACTATTAGCTTGGACTTCCTGGCTTCATGAGTTCATTTCCAGCTATTTATGGTGTTTCAATTAGATTCTCAGAACATGTACTTAGTGAATACAAGGCATAGCCATGGACATCATGTAAAGTAGCATAACCCTATCTTTCATCAAAAAAGCACGTGGTAAAATCCCACTATGCTTCTATCTTCCAAGACTTGAGATGCGACTGCTCTAGAACCATTGATTTAAATATGCCACAACAATCAAATAGCATGAGCTAAATGAAATTCCATGTGGTGGAAAACCCAGCAGTTCCCAGCATGGAACTAGTAGAccagaaaaataagataaaaaaataatgagaaaaggATAGATGGACTTACTGGGATTAGCTGTGGTTGTTGTAGCAGTACCATCAAAATCACATGTTGCACCAGCCAGATGCATTTTTTGATAATAATCATTGTAAGCATAAGATGCATGGTTCTGGTAAGTATTAGGAAGATAGCATGGTTGCCCTTCTTGAATAGCACTGCAGTTGGCCCCTCCTTGCCCACAAGCCCAGTTCAGGCCTACTTGCAACTTACCAGGATCCGCATTTGGTTTGGCAACGCAGAAATCAGAATTATTTCCAGTAATTCGATTGGAAGTACTCAAACTAAATGTATAAACAGAGCTGCCATTGGTGAAAAACAAGCCCCAGTTTTTCTCAGACACAGGCCCAGGCCTCTTGTCTTCATTGAACATCTCATAAATGTATGTGTTGATGGGAAACTTTGGCTGACTAGGTGGTCCTGAATCATTTTGAACTCGCCgaatcatattattattgaagGTCTCAGCATTATCTGCAGTGGCATCAGGTTCATTGGCTCCGCCAAGCCAAGGCCACCCAGTTTCTGTAACTACAATTGGGATTCCAGACATATTCAGAGCATCTATAGAATAATAGGTAGCATCCACCATGGCATCAAACATGCTGTCATAGTGAGAAAGAGTGTTGGGGTCAACAATCTGTTTGACTGGAGGAAGTGATCGGAAAAGAGCATAATCAAGAGGGAAAATGCCATTTCCAGATGTGTATCCAAAATATGGATATGCATTTAACATGTAGTATGAGTTAGTGtttttcaagaactgaagaatctGATAAATTGTAGAGTCCCATGATGAATTAAAGGTGGCAGTTGAGGGCGGGAAAGGCCTGGGGATAACATCCATGGCTTGAGGGGTTGAAACTTTGACTTGAAAATTTAGATTTGAAGCAACAAGGGCTTTGTGGAGGTAGTTCATGGCAGGAACCAAAACAGGGACAACATTAGGGATTGTGGTAAGAACCTCACTGCCAACTGCAATGGCTGTAATGTTGGTTGAAGGCAAGTAAGCTGCAACATTTTGATTAATCCACGCTGCTGCTTTTGATGCAGATTCCCCAATTCCTAAGATTTCCTCATTTGTAACACCAACCATCACTTCTATCCCACTGTCTGCAAGGGCTTTCAACATGTGGGCATCAGCATCATAGAGGCGCACATGAGTAATCTGATTGGCTTTCAGAATGGCAACCACATCTGGAGCCGACGGCATGTTTGAAACATCAGTTCCAATATTTATTCCTACAAATGCACCTGCAAATTCAAGATTGTGATTTCAGCAACAAATGGTGAGATGGGTAATCCTATTCTAGAAACATGAATTATCTCACCcacattttctttttgaaaatgaaaattttcaggtCCCCGCAAGCATTACTAAAGTTCAAGATgatgaaaaaatagataaatccTTTAGGGGCACAGTATGTTTGAAAAGTTCTGAGTGCACTTTTGCACTTTTTTTGGTCGTATAATACATAAACCACAACCCTAAGGACTCTCAAGTGAATTAGCACATATTATGATAAAATCTTCCAAGAAGCTAAATAACACTACATGGTTTTCACATTTTAATTCCTACAAGAAAGTCCGAGGCCTCATGGTAAGGGCTCAACGTTTCTAAAGCAGATTGAGCTCCTTATCTAATCCTGACTTTGCCCTTGATAAGGACAGTAGCAAAAGATCCAGAACAAGTTTACCAAGTTACCTGATGCATAGTGGAGAGTGGTAACAATAAGCAAAAGAAGTCTTCCAGACACCATCCTATCCAAGAAACTTCAATGCAAATATACTCTCGTCTTTTATCTCTTAGCCTTAAACTGCCAAAAGGTTCAGCAAAAACATGCTAAATGTTATAAGAAACAAATGGCCAGAAAGCACGGTTTAGCTGAAGCTGgcaatacaaagaaagaaacccAGAAATCGTAAATCAATTGCCTCCAGGACTAGATAATATGCCAGGTATATAACAAGCAAACCAGCTCACCTAAAAAGTTTGAAAGAACTAAGAAGCACAGCAAAATAGGTTGCACAGGCAAATACGAAAATCAAAACCGTTTATGTGCAAAGGGGAAGGGAGGTGGTAAATAAAACCCATACGGAAAAGATTACTCGGAATTCATGTCCATATATTCATATAGATCAGAAAATTATTGAGTTCTCACCATCTGAGAATGCACCTACCTTCTCTGCCCATTCAAAAGACCCTACAATCAAATTCATAGCAACTCCTCTTAAGCAGAGAAAAAGTGATACTTCACCAGATGCCTAAATTCCAATTAAAGTTCAtttcaaacaaagaaaatcacaaaccaGCCCAGTTTAGCCAGGGATTTGCTTAGATTTCATCTAAATCCAACTATATGTTACCTAACAAGTAACAATTGCCATTTCGTTCtccaaatgaaaaacaatagcCAAACATGTTGGACTTCTGAAACTCACATATTGAAACATCAAAGAAATGTCATGTGCACAGCAATTCAGATTGCTTTCTTCAATTCTCAGCCAAGAGAAAAGGCATAGAACCAGGTGGACAAATCTACTAAAATTAGAGCTGGGCTGAAAAATTtacaaacaagataaaaaaaaaaagagacaacaGCAATATAAACAGATAAAACCACAGGTAAGCAAAGAGATGCAAGGCCATCCTCATAGGTCCAGTTTTATAAGGAAAGTAACTTCTCATTTCACACAAACTCAAGGCCGACCATAGTCTAAGAACTTTTCAGACCTTGATTTTTTCCACATGAGAAAATAAGAGGACAATCATTTCAACAATCATATTCGAAGCACAAGATGCAAGTAAACAAGAAGAAATGACTCTACCTTTAATATGTGAGATTTCTCAATGCAGCAAATCTCAAGCAACCAAACGCATACTAAGTGAGAATTTAGTACAAATTTACCACCAGACTGCAAG is part of the Populus nigra chromosome 8, ddPopNigr1.1, whole genome shotgun sequence genome and harbors:
- the LOC133702312 gene encoding glucan endo-1,3-beta-glucosidase 4-like; this encodes MVSGRLLLLIVTTLHYASGAFVGINIGTDVSNMPSAPDVVAILKANQITHVRLYDADAHMLKALADSGIEVMVGVTNEEILGIGESASKAAAWINQNVAAYLPSTNITAIAVGSEVLTTIPNVVPVLVPAMNYLHKALVASNLNFQVKVSTPQAMDVIPRPFPPSTATFNSSWDSTIYQILQFLKNTNSYYMLNAYPYFGYTSGNGIFPLDYALFRSLPPVKQIVDPNTLSHYDSMFDAMVDATYYSIDALNMSGIPIVVTETGWPWLGGANEPDATADNAETFNNNMIRRVQNDSGPPSQPKFPINTYIYEMFNEDKRPGPVSEKNWGLFFTNGSSVYTFSLSTSNRITGNNSDFCVAKPNADPGKLQVGLNWACGQGGANCSAIQEGQPCYLPNTYQNHASYAYNDYYQKMHLAGATCDFDGTATTTTANPSYGSCKFTGSSSTTPNSTGGFTPSVAPGPVSPQGGSGTTNLQVLRIQFGISSMFLALVLL